A stretch of the Bacillus licheniformis DSM 13 = ATCC 14580 genome encodes the following:
- a CDS encoding MFS transporter codes for MPGRKKGSLKSTITVAMSNYLEAGSIVAGAGGLSLWVEYLGLDDARVGLLGALSANGFGAAIGAFLGGFLVDRYGRKFIYKYDLLVYMLGVLLIAASFNFPMLLTGYIVTGIAVGAAIPAAWTYIAEEAPDHERAGRVGWGQLAWSVGPALTLLLSVALAPLGLMGSRLIFAQLFVVAVITWILQQQIHESSIWEEQKRKEAEDKAKGVEEKASIKELLTNKANLRAMILLIGIYAFWNLVAGTMGYFMPYIYETVGGLTAAQANLLQAFLWILTVASTYFVFIRLGDKVNRKLLFGIGAAMATAAWVILTFGTMNITELLLFVCLWGISAGFGAQAFYGLWAAELFHTKYRALAQGFMFFIVRIGVGLISLVVPAMITGLGFKTAGAVMIAFLVIHMIIGLRMAPETRGKSLEAIQSERYHQSG; via the coding sequence ATGCCAGGGAGAAAAAAAGGCAGTTTGAAGTCGACGATTACGGTCGCCATGTCCAACTATTTGGAGGCGGGATCCATCGTCGCGGGGGCCGGCGGGCTTTCGTTATGGGTTGAATATTTAGGATTGGACGACGCCCGGGTCGGACTTCTCGGCGCCTTAAGCGCAAATGGTTTCGGCGCGGCGATCGGCGCTTTTCTCGGCGGTTTTTTAGTCGACCGTTACGGGAGAAAATTCATATATAAATACGATCTATTAGTCTATATGCTTGGCGTTTTACTGATCGCCGCGTCGTTTAATTTTCCCATGCTTTTAACCGGATACATCGTGACGGGAATTGCGGTGGGCGCAGCAATTCCGGCTGCTTGGACTTACATTGCCGAGGAGGCCCCTGACCATGAACGGGCCGGACGCGTCGGCTGGGGGCAGCTGGCATGGTCGGTCGGACCGGCGCTTACGCTGCTGTTATCAGTTGCCTTGGCGCCGCTCGGTTTAATGGGAAGCCGGTTGATTTTTGCCCAATTATTCGTCGTCGCAGTCATCACCTGGATTTTGCAGCAGCAGATTCACGAATCGTCCATCTGGGAGGAGCAAAAGCGAAAAGAAGCCGAAGACAAAGCAAAAGGAGTTGAAGAAAAGGCGTCGATCAAAGAGCTGTTGACCAACAAAGCGAACCTTCGCGCGATGATTCTCCTCATCGGAATTTATGCGTTTTGGAACCTTGTTGCCGGGACGATGGGATATTTCATGCCGTATATCTATGAGACGGTCGGCGGCCTAACAGCGGCACAAGCCAACCTGCTGCAGGCATTTTTATGGATTTTGACTGTGGCGTCCACATACTTCGTCTTTATCCGTCTCGGCGATAAAGTCAATCGGAAGTTGCTTTTTGGCATAGGAGCAGCTATGGCAACCGCCGCATGGGTCATCCTCACCTTCGGCACGATGAACATCACGGAGCTTTTATTATTCGTATGCCTGTGGGGCATTTCTGCGGGTTTTGGAGCGCAGGCGTTTTACGGACTGTGGGCGGCAGAGCTGTTTCATACGAAATACAGGGCGCTCGCTCAAGGCTTCATGTTCTTCATCGTCCGCATCGGCGTCGGACTCATCTCATTGGTCGTTCCGGCGATGATTACGGGCTTGGGCTTCAAAACAGCCGGCGCCGTCATGATTGCATTTCTCGTCATTCATATGATCATCGGGCTCCGTATGGCGCCGGAAACGCGCGGCAAATCGCTTGAAGCCATTCAAAGCGAACGCTATCATCAAAGCGGCTGA
- a CDS encoding DUF488 domain-containing protein yields MPFILQRIYQENQQTEGRRILIDRVWPRGISKEKANPDCWMKEIAPSPELRKWFGHDPKKFESFKEAYQNEIKQNAEKQKSFRELKKMAADETVILLYGAKDERHNHAVVLYEMLNRQSL; encoded by the coding sequence ATGCCGTTTATTCTCCAGCGCATTTATCAAGAAAACCAGCAAACAGAAGGACGCCGCATTTTAATCGATCGTGTGTGGCCGCGCGGCATATCAAAAGAAAAAGCGAACCCCGACTGCTGGATGAAAGAAATCGCTCCAAGCCCCGAATTAAGAAAATGGTTCGGTCATGATCCGAAAAAATTCGAATCGTTTAAAGAAGCCTATCAAAACGAAATTAAACAAAACGCTGAAAAACAGAAAAGCTTCAGGGAATTAAAAAAAATGGCGGCGGACGAAACCGTTATTCTGCTTTACGGGGCCAAAGATGAGCGCCATAACCATGCCGTCGTTCTTTATGAGATGCTGAACCGGCAAAGCCTTTGA
- a CDS encoding GNAT family N-acetyltransferase: MTIHIQQLEAPLNREFVDELINLWNDNTLETADCALDDQDREMIHQQLEQYVQSAYGAVFAVVNEKQEAVGYGLASIKKDLVSDCLSGQIDEVYIAPDYRRNKLGKLVADRMMDWFEQHQVSHVQVSVDIDNQSALHFWEGIGFSSDFYLLTN; the protein is encoded by the coding sequence ATGACCATACATATTCAACAGCTTGAAGCCCCTCTGAATCGTGAGTTTGTTGATGAACTGATCAATTTGTGGAATGATAATACGTTGGAAACGGCTGATTGTGCATTAGATGATCAAGATAGAGAAATGATACACCAGCAGCTGGAACAATATGTTCAATCCGCATACGGAGCGGTTTTTGCCGTCGTGAATGAGAAGCAAGAAGCGGTCGGATACGGGCTGGCCTCTATTAAGAAAGATTTGGTCAGCGATTGTCTGAGCGGGCAAATCGATGAAGTGTACATAGCCCCGGACTATCGAAGAAATAAGCTGGGGAAGCTTGTTGCAGACCGTATGATGGATTGGTTTGAACAACATCAAGTCTCTCACGTTCAAGTATCGGTCGATATCGATAATCAATCGGCGCTGCATTTTTGGGAAGGCATCGGCTTCAGCAGTGATTTTTATCTTCTGACAAATTAG
- a CDS encoding YfmQ family protein: protein MTWLFVTFLVIFSLFKILVTCLPSGVVEWLTGKFQVHVKLEESNVQVTFGGKRLEGSDKSRFIQNFNEAVFMERYYIYPGDEPLYVNPKNAGTPFVIETTKGKNAVKLFVYRYDDHIDVVKQYKKKTAAYCLRSDSLQTCGGMKTADLI, encoded by the coding sequence GTGACATGGCTTTTTGTAACCTTTTTGGTGATCTTCAGTCTTTTTAAAATATTGGTCACTTGCCTTCCGAGCGGTGTCGTAGAGTGGCTGACCGGCAAATTTCAAGTTCATGTGAAGCTTGAGGAATCGAATGTTCAAGTGACATTCGGCGGAAAACGTTTAGAGGGATCTGACAAGAGTCGATTTATTCAAAACTTTAATGAAGCGGTATTTATGGAGCGGTACTACATATACCCGGGAGATGAGCCGCTGTATGTCAATCCGAAAAACGCCGGGACACCGTTTGTGATCGAAACAACTAAAGGAAAAAACGCTGTGAAGCTGTTTGTATACAGATACGATGATCATATAGACGTCGTTAAACAATATAAGAAAAAGACGGCCGCTTATTGTCTGCGTTCTGACAGTCTGCAAACATGCGGGGGGATGAAAACGGCGGATTTGATTTAA
- a CDS encoding VanW family protein yields MLKIWMTGLLLLAQPAGHSDSLTITQQGKKVAVVNREDFTMPLPGTPMIDDKKYNEFVDRLERKVHKDPVNAVINDQGRIVPGKVGYSLSRKGFKEQFYAYFYGDGPSTIEVPELNVYPKVDSELLSHIRTQRIGQYVTYFNSGNKSRTHNISLAAKAIDNHVVFPNETFSFNKVVGMRTPDKGYMKAPVIVRGELSEGVGGGICQVSSTLFNAVDRAGLEIVQRYSHSRRVPYVPPGRDATVSWGGPDLRFQNKYNQPVLIRAKRHGGTMVVTLYSSDVVNHQLRKVPKAPAQIPKEEHQSGDH; encoded by the coding sequence ATGTTGAAAATTTGGATGACTGGACTTTTACTATTAGCGCAGCCCGCGGGGCATTCTGACAGCTTAACGATCACTCAGCAAGGGAAGAAAGTGGCCGTTGTGAACCGCGAAGATTTTACAATGCCGCTTCCCGGAACACCGATGATTGATGATAAAAAATACAACGAATTCGTTGACAGGCTTGAACGGAAAGTACACAAGGATCCTGTCAACGCCGTGATCAACGATCAGGGAAGGATCGTTCCCGGCAAGGTTGGCTACAGCCTTTCCCGGAAGGGGTTTAAGGAGCAGTTTTACGCGTATTTTTATGGGGATGGCCCGTCCACAATAGAAGTGCCTGAATTGAATGTTTACCCGAAAGTTGACAGCGAACTGCTTTCCCATATCCGGACACAGCGGATCGGCCAGTATGTGACGTACTTTAATTCCGGGAATAAAAGCAGGACGCACAATATTTCTCTCGCGGCAAAGGCAATCGACAATCATGTTGTTTTTCCTAATGAGACGTTTTCATTTAACAAAGTTGTCGGAATGAGGACGCCGGACAAGGGATATATGAAGGCTCCCGTGATTGTGAGAGGCGAATTGTCTGAAGGAGTGGGCGGAGGCATTTGCCAGGTTTCGTCGACATTGTTTAATGCTGTTGACCGGGCAGGACTCGAAATCGTCCAGCGCTATTCCCACAGCCGGCGTGTCCCTTATGTTCCGCCGGGGCGCGACGCGACGGTCAGCTGGGGCGGACCTGATTTGCGCTTTCAAAACAAATATAACCAGCCGGTCTTGATCCGGGCGAAACGGCACGGGGGAACGATGGTTGTGACGCTTTATTCTTCTGATGTGGTCAATCATCAGCTGCGAAAAGTCCCGAAGGCTCCGGCCCAAATTCCAAAAGAAGAGCATCAAAGCGGGGATCACTAA
- a CDS encoding PspA/IM30 family protein, with protein MSILSRFKDIMASNINALLDKAENTEKMVDQYVRNLNSDLNKVKAETASVMAAEQRAKRELADCRAEIDKLERYAMKALEAGSEADARTFLEKKAVLETKASELETAFQTASSNANQMKKMHDKLVSDIGELEARRAAIKAKWTAAKTQERMNKLGASAANANHSMSAFGRMEEKANRALDEANAMAELNAAPQDDIEDLKAKYDSPSNVDDALAALKAKMAGQKS; from the coding sequence ATGAGTATATTAAGCAGGTTCAAAGACATTATGGCCAGCAATATTAACGCTTTGCTGGATAAAGCGGAGAACACGGAAAAAATGGTGGATCAGTATGTCAGGAACTTAAACAGCGACTTAAACAAAGTAAAGGCGGAAACGGCGTCCGTCATGGCGGCCGAGCAAAGGGCAAAAAGAGAACTGGCGGATTGCCGGGCGGAAATCGACAAGCTTGAGCGCTATGCAATGAAGGCTTTGGAAGCCGGCAGCGAGGCGGATGCCCGAACATTTTTAGAAAAGAAAGCGGTGCTTGAAACGAAGGCATCCGAGTTAGAAACTGCGTTTCAAACGGCGTCATCCAATGCGAATCAAATGAAAAAAATGCACGATAAGCTCGTTTCCGATATCGGGGAGCTTGAAGCACGCCGCGCCGCGATCAAAGCGAAATGGACAGCGGCGAAAACACAGGAAAGAATGAATAAACTCGGTGCATCTGCAGCGAATGCCAACCATTCAATGTCCGCTTTCGGCAGAATGGAAGAAAAGGCAAACCGGGCGCTTGATGAAGCGAATGCGATGGCTGAATTGAACGCCGCTCCTCAAGATGACATAGAAGACCTGAAGGCTAAATATGACAGCCCTTCTAATGTGGATGATGCGCTTGCCGCATTGAAAGCGAAAATGGCGGGTCAAAAGTCATAG
- the ppsA gene encoding phosphoenolpyruvate synthase, with amino-acid sequence MGHYVLGFHEIDRTDLPLIGGKGLNLGELSKMDGIQVPPGFCITTKAYEKMIGENDKVSEQIDQLSLLKVKDRKQINDLALQIRNGIERAEIAEEIKEAVKSAHSNAGGDAYAVRSSATAEDLPHASFAGQQDTYLNIKGIEAILKHISKCWASLFTERAVIYRIQNGFDHRKVQLSVVVQQMVFPDASGILFTADPITSNRKVTSIDASFALGEALVSGTVSADNYKVREGAIIQKTISEKKTAVYSLESGGTEAREVEAGCRKEQTLTDEQIIRLEKLGRRIEAHFGFPQDIEWCLADGEFFFVQSRPITTLFPLPKQSDDKLRVYMSVGHQQMMTEPINPLGISFFGLISDYELTCAGGRLFIDLSHDLASFAGRKVVLSTAGKNDPFMHSALVNFLKRKELVKTLPKGKRMFRLGAEGLSWSLPGDALKIYRKNDTDVVKRLMSKAEASIQEAEQRLKNASGETLFAQIEEDQKSLKKVLYDSESMAVIMVGLYAVYWLNRKMEKWLGEKNVADTLSQSVLYNVTSEMGLALLDVSDAARGYPEVQKYLAYANNETFFEDLKQLDGGPAFIGALRAFLEKYGMRCTGEIDITKTRWSERPSILAPIILSNIKNFEPGARTAKFEQGRLEAEKKERDLLSRLQQLKGGRQKAKRTKKMISVLRNFIGYREYPKYALIKRYFIYKEALMKEAAVLQQKKLIQAKEDIYYLSFDELKEAVCTNRLDVKKIEERKAEYRHYEKLTPPRIMTSEGEVITGEALGDHIPAGALAGVPVSSGIIEGRARVILKLEEADIEEGDILVTPFTDPSWTPLFVSIKGLVTEVGGLMTHGAVIAREYGLPAVVGVEHATKEIKDGQKIRINGSEGYVEILE; translated from the coding sequence ATGGGACACTATGTATTGGGCTTTCATGAGATCGATCGAACCGATTTGCCGCTTATCGGAGGAAAAGGGCTGAACTTGGGCGAATTGTCAAAAATGGACGGCATCCAAGTGCCTCCCGGTTTTTGTATAACAACAAAAGCATATGAAAAGATGATCGGTGAAAACGATAAGGTCAGTGAACAGATTGATCAGCTGTCTCTTTTAAAAGTGAAGGACAGAAAACAGATTAACGATCTTGCCCTTCAGATCCGCAATGGTATTGAAAGGGCCGAAATCGCCGAAGAGATCAAAGAAGCGGTTAAAAGCGCTCACTCAAATGCTGGCGGCGATGCATATGCGGTCCGATCAAGCGCTACGGCAGAAGATTTGCCTCATGCCTCTTTCGCCGGGCAGCAAGATACGTATTTAAATATAAAAGGAATAGAGGCGATCTTGAAGCATATCAGCAAATGCTGGGCTTCACTGTTTACAGAGCGGGCCGTGATCTACCGGATTCAAAACGGTTTTGACCACCGCAAAGTTCAATTATCGGTCGTCGTCCAGCAGATGGTGTTCCCGGATGCGTCCGGCATTTTGTTTACGGCAGATCCTATTACATCCAACCGGAAGGTCACCTCGATTGATGCAAGCTTTGCTTTGGGAGAGGCGCTTGTATCTGGTACAGTTTCAGCAGACAACTACAAGGTTCGTGAAGGCGCGATCATTCAAAAAACGATTTCCGAGAAAAAGACGGCAGTCTATTCTTTGGAAAGCGGCGGCACTGAGGCGCGCGAAGTCGAAGCGGGCTGCCGGAAAGAGCAAACATTAACAGATGAACAGATCATCCGGCTTGAAAAACTGGGAAGGAGAATCGAAGCCCATTTCGGTTTTCCGCAGGATATTGAATGGTGTCTGGCTGATGGCGAATTTTTCTTTGTCCAGAGCCGGCCTATAACGACATTGTTTCCTCTTCCGAAACAGAGCGATGACAAGCTTCGCGTCTATATGTCTGTCGGGCATCAGCAAATGATGACAGAACCGATCAATCCGCTTGGAATATCGTTTTTCGGGTTGATCTCGGATTATGAGCTGACTTGTGCCGGCGGAAGGCTTTTTATTGATTTATCACACGATTTGGCATCTTTTGCAGGGCGGAAAGTCGTCCTCAGTACGGCGGGGAAAAATGATCCTTTCATGCATAGCGCTCTTGTGAATTTTTTGAAAAGAAAGGAGCTTGTCAAAACCCTGCCGAAAGGGAAGCGGATGTTTAGATTAGGGGCTGAAGGGCTGTCATGGTCGCTGCCGGGTGATGCGCTGAAGATTTACCGGAAAAACGACACAGATGTAGTCAAACGGCTCATGTCGAAAGCGGAAGCATCCATTCAAGAGGCTGAACAGCGATTGAAAAACGCATCGGGTGAAACGTTATTTGCACAGATAGAAGAGGATCAAAAAAGCTTGAAAAAAGTTCTCTATGATTCAGAGAGCATGGCTGTAATTATGGTTGGTTTATATGCCGTTTACTGGCTCAATCGAAAAATGGAGAAATGGCTTGGCGAAAAAAATGTCGCCGATACCCTTTCTCAATCGGTATTGTACAATGTCACATCTGAAATGGGATTGGCGCTTTTGGATGTATCAGATGCTGCCAGAGGATACCCCGAGGTTCAGAAGTATTTAGCATATGCCAATAATGAAACCTTTTTTGAAGATCTCAAACAGCTTGACGGCGGTCCCGCCTTTATCGGCGCATTGCGGGCATTCCTTGAGAAGTACGGCATGCGCTGCACCGGTGAGATCGATATAACCAAGACCCGCTGGAGCGAACGTCCTTCCATTCTTGCTCCAATCATTTTGAGCAACATCAAGAATTTTGAGCCCGGCGCGCGAACGGCTAAGTTTGAACAGGGGCGATTGGAAGCGGAGAAAAAGGAGAGGGATTTGTTAAGCCGTCTGCAACAACTAAAGGGAGGCAGACAAAAGGCAAAAAGGACAAAGAAGATGATCAGCGTGCTGCGGAATTTTATCGGCTATCGGGAATATCCCAAATACGCTCTGATCAAACGCTATTTCATATATAAGGAAGCGTTGATGAAAGAAGCCGCTGTTTTACAGCAAAAGAAGCTGATACAAGCGAAGGAGGATATTTATTATTTGTCCTTTGATGAATTGAAAGAAGCCGTGTGCACAAACCGTCTCGATGTGAAGAAGATCGAGGAAAGAAAAGCGGAATATCGGCATTATGAAAAATTGACGCCTCCGCGAATCATGACTTCAGAAGGCGAGGTCATCACCGGAGAAGCCTTGGGGGATCACATTCCGGCAGGAGCGTTGGCGGGCGTTCCTGTTTCATCGGGGATCATCGAAGGAAGGGCAAGAGTGATTCTGAAATTGGAGGAAGCCGATATCGAAGAGGGGGATATCCTTGTCACGCCTTTTACAGATCCGAGCTGGACACCGTTATTTGTCTCAATCAAAGGTTTGGTGACTGAAGTGGGCGGCCTCATGACACACGGCGCTGTTATTGCGCGGGAATACGGGCTTCCGGCGGTGGTGGGGGTTGAGCATGCGACGAAAGAAATTAAAGACGGACAGAAGATCAGGATTAACGGATCGGAAGGATATGTTGAAATACTCGAATGA
- a CDS encoding SOS response-associated peptidase produces MCGRFTLFSEFDEIIDRFEIDQMAIEDYSPSYNIAPSQYILAVINDGSHNRLGRLRWGLIPPWSKDEKIGYKMINARAETLAEKPSFRKPLIRQRCLIPADSFYEWKRTDAKTKRPMRIKLKTNRLFSFAGLWEKWQPAGGKPVYTCTIITTTPNDLMKDIHDRMPVILDRQAEKEWLNPKNQNLAYLESLLKPYASKEMEAYEVAPLVNSPHHNSPELIKKAP; encoded by the coding sequence ATGTGCGGCAGGTTTACGCTGTTTTCTGAATTTGATGAGATTATTGACCGTTTCGAGATTGATCAAATGGCGATTGAAGATTACAGCCCCAGTTATAACATCGCGCCTTCCCAGTATATTCTCGCCGTCATCAACGACGGTTCGCATAACCGGCTAGGGCGGCTGCGGTGGGGATTGATTCCGCCGTGGTCAAAGGATGAGAAAATCGGTTATAAAATGATCAATGCGCGCGCTGAGACTTTGGCGGAGAAGCCGAGCTTTCGAAAGCCGCTGATCAGACAAAGGTGCCTCATTCCGGCAGACAGTTTTTATGAGTGGAAGCGGACCGATGCAAAGACAAAGCGGCCGATGAGGATCAAGCTCAAAACAAATCGACTGTTTTCATTTGCTGGGCTTTGGGAGAAGTGGCAGCCTGCAGGCGGCAAGCCCGTCTATACATGCACAATCATTACGACAACGCCCAACGATTTAATGAAAGACATTCATGACCGCATGCCCGTCATTCTTGATCGCCAGGCTGAAAAAGAATGGCTGAATCCGAAGAATCAAAACCTTGCATACTTAGAAAGCCTTTTAAAACCATATGCGTCAAAAGAGATGGAAGCGTATGAAGTCGCGCCTCTCGTCAATTCACCGCATCATAATTCTCCTGAGCTCATCAAAAAAGCCCCTTAA
- a CDS encoding TetR/AcrR family transcriptional regulator encodes MPLQLYEKEQILDACLEVFARHGYAKTSTGMLAEAAGISKALIFHHFKSKKDLYLTVLDYCIEKVKSRLSLDDLASYDDFFEAKEKISMAKLEFFADYSNVYKLTKDAFYSPPSELKKEIAAKYGEQFAVRNRILKQLFAKVPLREGVDREEAFELIMVMMGHFEQKFLAEVTAEDDFDPAWSRRLLEERKRFLDMIRFGIEGE; translated from the coding sequence ATGCCTTTACAGCTTTATGAAAAAGAGCAAATACTCGATGCCTGTTTGGAGGTTTTTGCCCGGCATGGCTATGCAAAGACTTCGACCGGAATGCTGGCGGAAGCGGCCGGCATTTCAAAGGCGCTGATTTTTCATCATTTTAAAAGCAAAAAAGATCTGTACTTAACTGTGCTCGATTATTGTATTGAGAAGGTAAAGTCGCGCCTTTCCCTTGATGACCTGGCGTCTTATGATGATTTCTTTGAAGCGAAAGAAAAAATAAGCATGGCTAAGCTTGAGTTTTTCGCGGATTATTCAAATGTATACAAGCTCACGAAAGATGCCTTTTATTCACCGCCTTCCGAATTAAAAAAAGAAATCGCTGCAAAGTATGGGGAGCAATTTGCCGTTAGAAATCGTATTCTAAAACAGCTTTTTGCGAAAGTTCCGTTGAGGGAAGGAGTGGATCGTGAAGAGGCGTTCGAACTTATCATGGTCATGATGGGGCATTTTGAACAAAAGTTTCTAGCGGAAGTAACGGCTGAGGACGATTTTGATCCAGCCTGGAGCAGACGTCTTCTTGAAGAACGAAAACGGTTTTTGGATATGATTCGTTTCGGCATTGAAGGCGAATAA
- a CDS encoding carboxylesterase/lipase family protein has product MYDTTVETRFGKLKGRAENGVRIFKGVPYAKPPVGDLRFREPQRMEAWEGELDAFQFGPVCPQPDGVLPESAGVQKSEDCLYLNVYAPEEADGDLPVMVWIHGGAFYRGAGSEPLYDGTQLAKQGKVIVVTINYRLGPFGFLHLSSIDDSYSSNLGLLDQIAALEWVKDNIAFFGGDRHHITVFGESAGSMSIASLLAMPKAKGLFQQAIMESGASATMSDKLAKAAAERFLRILDIDHHHLERLHDVSDQELLEAADQLRTLMGENIFELIFLPALDEKTLPLKPEVAVAKGAAKEINLLIGTNRDEGVLFFPSDSDLLPESKINEILEEYMGKEAAEAASSLYPRSLEGHVDMMTDLIFWHPSVVFASAQSRYASVFMYRFDWHADSEQPPFNKAAHGLEIPFVFGNMDILEQLTGTKAGEEAQLLAEQIQAAWVSFARSGNPSTDDVSWPDYDEDSRKTLIFDQEVAVESDPYSDKRKMLTAPNPQI; this is encoded by the coding sequence ATGTATGATACAACTGTCGAAACACGCTTCGGAAAGCTGAAAGGCAGAGCGGAAAACGGAGTCCGTATCTTTAAAGGCGTTCCATACGCAAAACCTCCCGTCGGCGACCTAAGGTTTCGGGAACCGCAGCGAATGGAGGCCTGGGAAGGTGAGCTGGATGCTTTTCAATTTGGCCCGGTTTGTCCGCAGCCTGATGGGGTATTGCCTGAGTCAGCGGGGGTTCAAAAGTCTGAGGATTGCCTTTATTTAAATGTGTACGCACCCGAAGAGGCGGACGGGGATCTGCCTGTTATGGTGTGGATTCATGGGGGCGCTTTTTATCGCGGCGCCGGAAGTGAACCGCTCTATGACGGGACTCAGCTTGCAAAGCAGGGAAAGGTGATCGTGGTCACCATCAATTATCGCCTCGGTCCGTTCGGTTTTTTGCATCTATCCTCAATTGATGATTCCTACAGCAGCAATCTTGGCCTGCTGGATCAAATCGCGGCTCTCGAGTGGGTGAAAGACAATATCGCTTTCTTTGGCGGAGACCGTCATCACATTACGGTTTTTGGAGAGTCGGCGGGATCGATGAGCATCGCTTCGCTTTTGGCGATGCCGAAAGCAAAGGGGCTTTTTCAACAGGCCATTATGGAAAGCGGGGCTTCCGCAACTATGTCCGATAAGCTTGCGAAAGCTGCAGCAGAAAGATTCTTAAGGATTCTCGATATTGATCATCATCATCTGGAGCGCCTTCATGATGTATCTGATCAAGAACTTCTTGAAGCCGCCGATCAGCTGCGCACTTTAATGGGAGAAAATATTTTTGAATTGATTTTTCTGCCTGCGCTTGACGAAAAAACCTTGCCGCTGAAGCCGGAGGTCGCCGTCGCAAAAGGCGCGGCAAAAGAGATCAATCTATTAATCGGAACAAACCGTGATGAAGGCGTCTTGTTTTTTCCCTCTGATTCGGATCTTTTGCCTGAGAGCAAGATCAACGAGATTTTAGAAGAATACATGGGTAAAGAGGCCGCCGAAGCCGCCTCCTCTCTGTATCCGAGGTCATTGGAAGGCCATGTTGATATGATGACAGATCTGATCTTTTGGCATCCGTCTGTTGTGTTCGCTTCGGCTCAATCACGATATGCATCTGTCTTTATGTACCGGTTTGACTGGCATGCGGATTCAGAGCAGCCGCCGTTCAACAAAGCTGCGCACGGCTTAGAGATTCCGTTTGTATTTGGAAATATGGACATTTTGGAACAGCTGACAGGTACGAAGGCCGGTGAAGAAGCGCAGCTGCTTGCTGAACAGATCCAGGCTGCCTGGGTGTCTTTTGCCCGATCCGGAAATCCGAGCACCGATGATGTCAGCTGGCCTGATTATGATGAAGATTCACGGAAAACGCTGATTTTTGATCAAGAGGTCGCAGTTGAAAGCGATCCTTATTCAGATAAGAGAAAGATGTTGACAGCCCCGAACCCGCAGATTTAG
- a CDS encoding SDR family oxidoreductase, giving the protein MELSGNTVLITGGASGIGFAFAERFIKAGNTVIVCGRRESKLKEAKEKHPELITCVCDVAVETERLALFEWIKEHHPGVNVLVNNAGIQQRYHILKADVIDNWADYNKEITVNMEAPIHLAMLFSRYFAEKAGKTAIINVSSGLAFTPMAVAPIYSSTKAALHSFTMSLRHQLSEAGVEVIEVAPPAVNTDLGGVGLHDSGAPLDEFADAIFKGLEEGRLEIGYAVSEKALRMSRDEIDESVSQLYSSLKHSIE; this is encoded by the coding sequence ATGGAACTGTCGGGAAACACAGTGCTGATCACAGGCGGCGCATCGGGAATCGGCTTTGCTTTTGCCGAACGATTTATAAAAGCGGGAAATACCGTTATCGTCTGCGGGAGAAGGGAAAGCAAGCTTAAAGAAGCAAAGGAAAAACATCCGGAGCTGATCACGTGTGTATGCGATGTGGCCGTTGAAACGGAACGACTGGCATTATTTGAATGGATCAAAGAACATCATCCGGGAGTAAACGTACTTGTGAATAATGCGGGCATACAGCAGCGCTACCACATTTTAAAAGCCGATGTTATAGACAATTGGGCTGACTACAATAAAGAAATCACCGTCAATATGGAGGCGCCTATCCATCTGGCCATGCTCTTTAGCCGATACTTTGCCGAAAAAGCCGGGAAAACTGCGATCATCAATGTGTCATCAGGGCTGGCGTTTACACCGATGGCGGTCGCACCAATCTACTCATCGACAAAAGCCGCTCTCCACTCCTTTACGATGAGTTTAAGACACCAGCTTTCCGAGGCCGGCGTTGAGGTCATAGAAGTCGCTCCTCCTGCGGTCAATACGGATCTGGGCGGTGTCGGACTGCATGATTCCGGAGCTCCTTTGGATGAATTTGCCGATGCGATCTTTAAAGGGCTGGAAGAAGGCCGGTTGGAAATCGGCTATGCCGTATCGGAAAAAGCCTTGCGGATGTCAAGAGATGAAATCGATGAAAGCGTCAGCCAATTGTACAGTTCTTTAAAACATTCCATCGAATAA